The nucleotide sequence GCAGGGCCAGCCCGGCGCACACCCAGGCGATGACCAGCTTGTCGTTGCCGGGGGCCGACCCCGCAGGGGCGCCGTAGCCGGCCGGGGCCGGGGCGCCGCTCCAGGCCGGGCCAGCGGGCCCGGGCGCAGGGGCGGCTGGCCACTGGGCGGCGGGGGGCGCCGAGCCGGGGCCCACCGGGTACGGGGTGGAGGGGGGCGGCGCGCCGGGCGGGGCGGCCGGCGGTGGACCGTTCGAGGGCGCCGCGGCACCGACGTCGGGGATGGCACCGGTGCGGGGGGGCGGGGCGCTCACCACCACCGGGCCGGTGGGTGACGGTGGGGGGGTGGCCGGGCTCGGCCCGGCGGGGGCGGCCCCGGCCAGGGTGCCCGAGAACTTGGCCGCCCCCAGGACCACGACACCCTTGGGGTCGTCCCAGGTGCTGATGCGGGAGCCGAACCGGGCCCCCATCCGCTCCTGCACCAGGGTCAGGCGGCTGGACCCCCCGACCAGGTACACCTTGACCACGTCGCCGTCGGCCAGGCCGGCGCCCTCGATGGTGCGGGACATCTCGTCCACGGTGCGGTCCACGTCGGCGGAGATGAGCGTGTCGAACTCGTCGCGGGTGACGGTGATGTCCCGCTCGAGGGCCCCGATGTAGACCGAGGCCCGCGGGTTGCGCGACAGCTGCTCCTTGGCGTCGCGGGCCTGGGTCAGGAGGTCGGCCGCGGCCCGGCGCCACCGCCGCTCGTCGCTGGTGGCCATGGCCTCCCACACCGAGGCATCCTCCCGGGCCACGGCCGCCCCCAGGTGCTGGTACATGCGGTGGTCGAAGTCCTCGCCCCCGATGCGCTCGGTGCCGCCGGGCAGGCCCACCACCTTGAACGAGGTCTCGGTGCGGCGCATCACCGCGGTGTCGAACGTGCCGCCCCCCAGGTCGTAGACGGCGACGTGCTGGCCGACCTCGATGTGGTCGTCGACGTAGTGGGCGGCGGCCACCGGCTCGGGCAGCAGCTCCACCGAGGCGAAGCCGGCCTCGGCCGCCGCCACCCGGAGCACCTCCAGCCGCTCCGGGCCCCAGCGGGCGGGGTGGGTGAGCACCACGTGGCCGGGCTCGCCGGCGTGCCGCTCCCGGGCGGCGGCGGCGTGGGGGCCCATGAGGGCGGCCACCGCGCTGGTGATGGGCACGGCCTGCCCGCCGAGCAGCAGGCTGTGGCCCTTCCCCAGCCGGCGCTTGGGGGCCCGCTCGACCCGCTCGGGCACCACCACGGCCTGGTTGTCGGCCTCCCGGCCCACCACCCACGAGCCGTCGTCGGAGAGCAGGACGACCGAGGGGACCCGCCGGTCACGCCGGACCTCGAGGGCCTCGACCCGGCCGTCGGCCCACGTGGCCCCGGTGGTGTTGCTGGTCCCGAAGTCGATGGCCAGGTTCCACATGTCGCGCCTCCGCGTCTCCCCGTCGATCGGCCACGGCCCGGTCCCTCGATCCCTCGGCCCCGGTCACCGGCGCCGGGACTCTACGCCCTTCCCCGCCGGGCCGGCAGATGGGCCGAGGGGGAGGCCCACCCGCCCCCGGGGCGCCCGATCAGCGCCCGGCCCGGCCGTGCCGGCGCCGGCTGTCGACCCGGACGGCGGGGATCTCGCCGGTGATGGCGGTCATGCGCAGGAACACGTCCTCCAGGGTCTGGCGCCCGGCCCGGAGGTCCCCCAGCGGCAGGTCGTGGGCGGCCAGCCACGAGGTCAGGGCGTTGATGTTGACGGGGGTCGGCTCCACCTCCACCACGTACTCGCCGGGCGACACCTCGTCGACGCCGGCCATCATGGCCTTGCCCAGGGAGGCGGTGTCGACCCCGGCGGGAGCCCGGAAGCGGATCTCGGCGCTGCCCCCGGCCCGCATGAGCTCGGTCGGCGTGCCGCTGGCCACCACCCGGCCCCGGTCCACGATCACCACCGAGTCGGCCACCTTCTCGGCCTCCTCCAGGTCGTGGGTGGTGACCACCACGGCCAGCCCCGCGGTCCGCAGGTCGGCCACCTTCTGGCGCACGAGCTGGCGGCCGGCGGGGTCGATGCCGGCGGTGGGTTCGTCCAGGAACACCACCTGGGGCCGGCCCACCAGGGCCAGGGCCAGGGAGAGGCGCTGCTGCTCGCCACCCGAGAGGGTGCGCCACGGGGCCCGGGCCCGGTGGCTGAGGCCCACCTGGTCGAGCAGGGCGACGGGGTCCTCGGCCAGGGCGTGGAACGACGCCACCAGCCGCAGCACCTCCAGGGGCCGGGCCCCGGGGTACACGCCGCCGGCCTGGGGCATCACGCCCACCTGCGGCATGAGCGCCTCGTGCTGGGTCCGGGGGTCGAGGCCCAGCACCCGCACCCGGCCCGCGGTCGGGCGGTGCAGGCCCTGCAGGGCCTCCACGGTGGTGGTCTTGCCCGCCCCGTTGGGGCCCAGCAGGGCCAGCACCTGGCCCTGCTGCACGGAGAACGAGACCCGGTCCACGGCGGTCAGGTCGCCGTGGCACACGACCAGATCGTCCACCTCGACCGCGGCCATCTCCCGACGCTACCCCTGCCTGCGCAACGACCCCGAACCCTCGGAGGGCCGACGCCGGCGTCCCCGACCGGCCGGCCCGCCGCCCCCGGGCCGACGCCGCCCCGGTGGCCCGGACCTGCGGGGGAACGGCGACCGGGGCCGGGGGGTGGGCGTCTAGCGTGCGCCCGTGCTCGACATCAGGCGCATCCGCACCGACCTCGACGGCGTGACCGTCGAGCTGGCCCGCAAGGGCGTCGGCCCGGCCGAGGTGACCCGCGTCCACGAGCTCGATGCCCGCCAGCGCGACGTGGCCACCCGGCGCGACGAGCTGCGCCGCCAGGTCAAGGCGCTGTCGTCCGAGGTGGGCCGCCTCCACCGAGAGGGCCAGGCCGACGAGGCCGAGGCGGCCCGGGCCGAGAGCCGGCGGCTGGGCGACGAGGAGAAGGCGCTGGCCGGCGAGGCCGACGCG is from Acidimicrobiales bacterium and encodes:
- a CDS encoding ABC transporter ATP-binding protein, translating into MAAVEVDDLVVCHGDLTAVDRVSFSVQQGQVLALLGPNGAGKTTTVEALQGLHRPTAGRVRVLGLDPRTQHEALMPQVGVMPQAGGVYPGARPLEVLRLVASFHALAEDPVALLDQVGLSHRARAPWRTLSGGEQQRLSLALALVGRPQVVFLDEPTAGIDPAGRQLVRQKVADLRTAGLAVVVTTHDLEEAEKVADSVVIVDRGRVVASGTPTELMRAGGSAEIRFRAPAGVDTASLGKAMMAGVDEVSPGEYVVEVEPTPVNINALTSWLAAHDLPLGDLRAGRQTLEDVFLRMTAITGEIPAVRVDSRRRHGRAGR
- a CDS encoding Hsp70 family protein — encoded protein: MWNLAIDFGTSNTTGATWADGRVEALEVRRDRRVPSVVLLSDDGSWVVGREADNQAVVVPERVERAPKRRLGKGHSLLLGGQAVPITSAVAALMGPHAAAARERHAGEPGHVVLTHPARWGPERLEVLRVAAAEAGFASVELLPEPVAAAHYVDDHIEVGQHVAVYDLGGGTFDTAVMRRTETSFKVVGLPGGTERIGGEDFDHRMYQHLGAAVAREDASVWEAMATSDERRWRRAAADLLTQARDAKEQLSRNPRASVYIGALERDITVTRDEFDTLISADVDRTVDEMSRTIEGAGLADGDVVKVYLVGGSSRLTLVQERMGARFGSRISTWDDPKGVVVLGAAKFSGTLAGAAPAGPSPATPPPSPTGPVVVSAPPPRTGAIPDVGAAAPSNGPPPAAPPGAPPPSTPYPVGPGSAPPAAQWPAAPAPGPAGPAWSGAPAPAGYGAPAGSAPGNDKLVIAWVCAGLALLCCVPAPAVGLYFANEAKKVGHPQGQTALVVNAAALVVSVLGFFILVLASLGSGSTA